GTCGCCGCCACCCTGGAGTTCCTCGGCAGCCCCACCGCGACGGAGACCCGGGTGCTGCCCACCGTCGAGCAGGTGACGGGCCGTCCGGCGAGGACCTTCGCCGAGTGGGCGCGCGACAACGCCGACGGGTTCCGCTGACACCCGGGAGAGAGCATGGGGGCGCGACAGTGTTGACCCAGCGCGGATTCCGCGACGTACTGGGACGTTTCGGCACCGGAGTGGTGCTGGTGACCGCGGAGTCGGAGCGCGGGCCGGTCGGCATGGCGGTGAACTCCTTCACCTCCGTGTCCCTCGACCCGCCCCTGATCGCGTTCTGCGCCGCGCTGACCTCGACCACCTGGCCGGCCGTCCGCGCGACGGGCGGCTTCGCCGTCACGATCCTCAGCGACGGCCAGGAAGAGATCTGCCGGACCTTCTCGGCCCGCGACGCGGACCGGTTCGCCGGCGGGAACTGGCTGCGGACCGCCGCCGGACACCCGGTGGCGGCGGACGGACTCGGCTGGCTGGACTGCCGCATCAGGTCGGTCCAGCGCGCGGGCGATCACGAACTGGTGATCGCCGAAGCGGCGGACTGGTCCCTCGGGGCCGAGACGAGACCGCTGATCTTTCACTCCGGTCGCTACGCCGGCCTGACGGAGCGATCACATGCACGATGATGGGGAGAAATCTGTGTTCCTGGTGACCGGAGCGACCGGCAACGTCGGCCGTCACGTCGTCGAAGGGCTGCTCGCCGAGGGGCAGGCCGTACGGGCCCTCACCCGCGACCCCGCGGCGGCCCGCCTGCCCGCCGGGGCCGAGGTGGCGGTCGGCGACCTCACCCGGCCGGAGACGGTCGAGCCCGCCCTGAAGGACGTCTCCGCGCTCTTCCTCTTCCCCTCGCCGGGCACGGCGGGGCCGGTCGTCCGGGCCGCGAAGCGGCAGGGCGTCCGCCGGATCGTCCTGCTGTCCTCCTCGGCCGTCGCGTACGAGACCGAGGGCGCCGACAACGCGATCGTGGCGTTCCACAAGGAGATCGAGCGCGAGGTCGAGGCCTCCGGCCTGGAGTGGACCTTCGTCCGGCCCGGCGCCTTCGCCGTCAACACCCTCCAGTGGGCTCCGCAGATCCGCGCCGGGGACGTCGTGCGCGGGCCGCACGCCGGGGCCGAGATGTCCATGATCCACGAGCGGGACATCGCGGACGTCGCCGTCCGGGCGCTGCTCACGGACGGCCACGCGGGCGCGAAGTACGTGCTGACCGGCCCGGAATCCCTCAACCAGGCCGAGCAGGCCCGGCGCATCGGCCAGGCCATCGGACGGCCCGTCCGGTACGAGGAGCTGGCGCCCGCCGCCGCGCGCGAGGAGATGCTCCGCAACGGCGTCCCGGCCGCCTTCGCGGACATGCTCCTCGCCTTCCAGGCCGGGCTCGTCGGCGTCCCCGCGGAGGTCACGACGGCGGTCGAGGAGATCACCGGCCGCCCCGCCCGCACCTTCGACGCATGGGCCGCCGAGCGCGCGGCCGACTTCCGCTAGGGCCCGTCCGGCGGCCCGGGGCCCGGCCCCGGGCCCCGTCCGGCAAGAGGCCCGGCCCCTCCCGTCGGGCCCGGCCCGTACGAGACACGAACGAACCACGAGAGAGGTGTCCTCATGGCAGATGTGATCATCGCCGGCGGCGGCCCGACCGGGCTGATGCTCGCCTGCGAGCTGCGGCTCGCCGGAGTGGACGTGCTGGTCCTGGAGAAGCTCGCGCGCCGGACCGGTGAGTCACGGGCCGGCGGCCTCCACGCCCGCAGCGTCGAACTCCTCGACCAGCGCGGGATCGTGGACCGGTTCCTCGCGGAGGGCAGCGCGCAGCCGCTCGCCCACTTCGCCTTCATGCACCTGGACATCGACGACTTCCCGACGAGGCACCCGTACGCCGTCGCCATCCACCAGTCCCGGATCGAGCAGCTCCTGGAGGACCGCGCCCTGGAGCTCGGCGTGCAACTGCGCCGGCCCGCCGAGGTGATCGGCCTGGAGCAGGACGAGACCGGCATCGAGGTGGAGGTCGCCGTCGACGGCGGCACCGAACGGCTGCGCGCCGACTACCTGGTGGGCTGCGACGGCGGCCGCAGCAAGGTCCGCAAGCTGGCCGGCGTCGGCTTCCCCGGCACCCCGGCCACGCTGACCGCGCTCCTCGGCGACGTCGAGCTCACCGACCCGCCCTCCGAGATCGTCTTCGGCCAGGAGGGGCGCCGGGACAACGGCTTCTACATGAACTTCCAGTCCGAGTACCCCGGCCTGCGCCGGATCATCACGGTGGAGTTCGGCAAGGTCACGGACCGGGACGCCCCGGTGACCGTCGAGACGCTCAGCGAGGCGTGTGTCGAGATCGTCGGTACGGACTGGGGCATGCACAGCCCGCGCCGGCTGGACCGCTTCAGCGACGCCTGCCGGCTCGTGGACTCGTTCCGTCAGGGCCGGGTCCTGCTCGCCGGGGACGCGGCGCACGTCCACTTCCCCTCCAGCGGCCAGGGGCTGAACCTGGGACTCCAGGACGCCGTCAACCTGGGCTGGAAGCTCGCCGCGGTCGTGAAGGGCGAGGCCCCCGACGAGCTGCTCGACACGTACCACTCCGAGCGGCACCTGCACACCACGCACATGCTCAACAACATCCGCGCCCAGACGGCCCTCTGGCCCGCGGGCTCCGAGGCCGACGCGCTTCGCCGGGTCTTCGAGGACCTCATCGAGTTCGAGCACGGCAACCGGTACCTGGGCGGCGTCATCAGCCAGCTCGACACCCACTACCCGGTGGGCGACGGGCACCCGGCCCTCGGCCGCCGGATGACCGACCTCGACATCAAGTCGCCGAACGGCCGGGTGAGCGTCTACGAGCTATTGCACGGCGCTCGGCCCCTGCTGCTCGACTTCAGCGGCCGTCCCGACGTGCGCGCCGCCGCCGACGGCTGGACGGACCGGGTGGACCTGGTCGAGGCGGAGCCCCAGGACGACCGCTGGGCCTTCCCGGTCATCGGCGACGTCCCGGCCCCCGCGGCCGTCCTCATCCGCCCCGACGGCCACGTCGCCTGGGCCACGCCCACCGCGGCCGCCGCGGGGAGCGAGGCCGAGGGCCTCACGGACGCCCTCACCCGGTGGTTCGGACCCGCCCGGGCCCGCCGGGAACAGGACGCGGCCTGACCGGCCACAGCCCGACCATCACCACCCTCCGAACGGGAGAAACAGCGTGTCGCTGGACGAACCGACGACCGACACCGCCGACACCTCCACCGGCTTCGCCGCACTCCGGCGGCTCGCCGACCTGGTGACCCCCATGGCGGTGAGAGTGGCCGCCCACCTGCGGCTCGTCGACCACCTGCGCGACGGTGCGCACGACCTGGCATCGCTGGCGAAGGCGACCGGTTCCCACCAGGACACGCTGAGACGACTGATCCGGCACCTGGTCGCCGTCGGCGTCCTGACGGAGCCCGCCCCGGACCACTACGAGGCCACCGCCGTGGGCGAGTTGCTCGCTCACGGCCACCCGGCCACCCAGGTCGGGTGGCTGGATCCGAGCCACATGGTCGGCCGGGCGGACCTCGCCCTCGTCCACCTCTTCGAGGCCGTGCGCGACGGCGAAGCCGTCTACCGGCAGCGGTACGGCAAGGAGTTCTGGGAGGAGGTCTCCGACGACCCCACCCTCGGCGCCACCTTCTACGACATGATGGCCAACGGCCAGCGGACCGTCTTCCGGCAGGTGGCGGAGCGGCACGACTGGACCGGCGTACGGCACGTCCTCGACGTGGGCGGCGCCGACGGCGACCTCCTCGCCGCCGTCCTCGCGCGGGAGCCCGGAATCAGCGCCGGCCTGCTGGAACTGCCCGGCCCGGCG
This is a stretch of genomic DNA from Streptomyces sp. R44. It encodes these proteins:
- a CDS encoding flavin reductase family protein — translated: MTQRGFRDVLGRFGTGVVLVTAESERGPVGMAVNSFTSVSLDPPLIAFCAALTSTTWPAVRATGGFAVTILSDGQEEICRTFSARDADRFAGGNWLRTAAGHPVAADGLGWLDCRIRSVQRAGDHELVIAEAADWSLGAETRPLIFHSGRYAGLTERSHAR
- a CDS encoding SDR family oxidoreductase, which translates into the protein MHDDGEKSVFLVTGATGNVGRHVVEGLLAEGQAVRALTRDPAAARLPAGAEVAVGDLTRPETVEPALKDVSALFLFPSPGTAGPVVRAAKRQGVRRIVLLSSSAVAYETEGADNAIVAFHKEIEREVEASGLEWTFVRPGAFAVNTLQWAPQIRAGDVVRGPHAGAEMSMIHERDIADVAVRALLTDGHAGAKYVLTGPESLNQAEQARRIGQAIGRPVRYEELAPAAAREEMLRNGVPAAFADMLLAFQAGLVGVPAEVTTAVEEITGRPARTFDAWAAERAADFR
- a CDS encoding FAD-dependent monooxygenase is translated as MADVIIAGGGPTGLMLACELRLAGVDVLVLEKLARRTGESRAGGLHARSVELLDQRGIVDRFLAEGSAQPLAHFAFMHLDIDDFPTRHPYAVAIHQSRIEQLLEDRALELGVQLRRPAEVIGLEQDETGIEVEVAVDGGTERLRADYLVGCDGGRSKVRKLAGVGFPGTPATLTALLGDVELTDPPSEIVFGQEGRRDNGFYMNFQSEYPGLRRIITVEFGKVTDRDAPVTVETLSEACVEIVGTDWGMHSPRRLDRFSDACRLVDSFRQGRVLLAGDAAHVHFPSSGQGLNLGLQDAVNLGWKLAAVVKGEAPDELLDTYHSERHLHTTHMLNNIRAQTALWPAGSEADALRRVFEDLIEFEHGNRYLGGVISQLDTHYPVGDGHPALGRRMTDLDIKSPNGRVSVYELLHGARPLLLDFSGRPDVRAAADGWTDRVDLVEAEPQDDRWAFPVIGDVPAPAAVLIRPDGHVAWATPTAAAAGSEAEGLTDALTRWFGPARARREQDAA
- a CDS encoding methyltransferase, whose protein sequence is MSLDEPTTDTADTSTGFAALRRLADLVTPMAVRVAAHLRLVDHLRDGAHDLASLAKATGSHQDTLRRLIRHLVAVGVLTEPAPDHYEATAVGELLAHGHPATQVGWLDPSHMVGRADLALVHLFEAVRDGEAVYRQRYGKEFWEEVSDDPTLGATFYDMMANGQRTVFRQVAERHDWTGVRHVLDVGGADGDLLAAVLAREPGISAGLLELPGPAARARTKFEGTELADRVTVFDGSFFDPLPVTADTITLSFVLHNWSDDDAVRILRRCAEALEPGGSVLLVECADQSPSAPDPAFTSADLRMLVYFGGRERTQEEWREIAVAAGLDIASLSPALAYGARVITLVRTPSCFPGTPGQRE